Proteins found in one Streptomyces sp. NBC_00461 genomic segment:
- a CDS encoding AAA family ATPase — translation MPEPSSETVRLDADGSQPPGVVGRVVGRARQLQEIKALLGSGTAAGRALLLTGEPGVGKTVLLDEIARGMAGAGAQVLSAVGVRFETELAYAGLHQLLLPLNDRFDRLGDTHRRVLRGALGYGGDPVPDELHVCDSVLLLLRRAATERPVFIVVDDLAWLDRASSAVLGFVARRLAGSRIGFLAASRSGAETIFERDGLTEYELPPLDRDAAVELLGARIPGLAAPVRDRVLRQAHGNPLALVELPAALSGPQRSALADLPDVLPLSPRVRDLHASRVAGLPAESRRLLLLLALDDTGDPGVLRAGSQDTKTLAALTETESDRLITVDDTNRRVAFRHPLMRAAVVEASTLTERCQAHRALAEIRAETPERRAWHLGRATLVPDEPVAALLEEAGHRASRRGDATAAIATFTRAAELSPRPADRGRRLTRAAYLGADATGELRAASELLDRARHADPDLPRSPLTAATAALLLLNGGDGDIDMAHRLLVEAIESGTHGYDAEDEGLIEALHVLLLVCWSGGRDALWEPFHAAIDRLKPAAPPLLSACGRTRAGPPRTGLTDRQELDSILVGIHNGDDPGQIVRIGTASVHPDRLTDLRDVSWRVVRHGRRGGHVRRHIDALMHLCQQDFPTGRWEEAGTLAAEGLRICEERQYPFFSWYFEYHQALLAAVHGRFEESRRLADRITHWAMPRGALEAVAFADHARVLAELGAGDYECAYRHAMAISSAGRLASHAPQALWSCMDLVEAAVHTRRTAEAEAHVRAMQEAGIAALSPQLALLVAGSAALVAPDDDVVVRFDRALAVPGAQDQPFDLARIRLAYGERLRRMRFVTEARAQLDAAAEAFERLGAEPWAERAAGELRATRRSRTGAKRGSVTLTAQQREIAALAVSGMTNKQIGERLHLSPRTVGSHLYQLFPKLGIASRAALRDALASLPPSAAF, via the coding sequence ATGCCCGAACCGTCGAGTGAGACCGTGCGGTTGGACGCGGACGGCAGTCAGCCCCCCGGAGTGGTGGGCAGGGTGGTGGGCCGTGCGCGGCAACTCCAGGAGATCAAGGCCCTGCTCGGGTCCGGAACGGCCGCGGGCCGTGCCCTGCTGCTCACCGGAGAGCCGGGGGTCGGCAAGACCGTGCTGCTCGATGAGATCGCCAGGGGCATGGCCGGGGCGGGTGCCCAGGTCCTGTCGGCCGTCGGCGTCCGCTTCGAGACCGAACTCGCCTACGCCGGTCTTCACCAGTTGCTGTTGCCGCTGAACGACCGGTTCGACCGCTTGGGAGACACACATCGGAGGGTTCTGCGCGGTGCGCTGGGCTACGGCGGTGATCCGGTGCCCGACGAGCTTCACGTCTGCGACTCGGTGCTCCTCCTGCTGCGCCGAGCGGCAACCGAACGCCCTGTGTTCATCGTCGTGGACGACCTCGCCTGGCTCGACCGGGCCAGTTCGGCGGTCCTGGGCTTCGTCGCCCGGCGGCTGGCGGGAAGCCGTATCGGATTCCTCGCCGCCTCCCGCTCGGGAGCCGAGACCATCTTCGAGCGGGACGGGCTCACCGAGTACGAGCTGCCGCCGCTGGATCGCGACGCGGCCGTGGAGTTGCTCGGAGCCCGAATTCCGGGGCTGGCCGCGCCTGTACGGGACCGCGTCCTCAGGCAGGCCCACGGGAATCCGCTGGCGCTCGTCGAACTGCCCGCTGCGCTGAGCGGCCCGCAACGCAGTGCGCTGGCCGATCTGCCCGACGTACTGCCCCTCTCCCCACGTGTGCGGGACCTCCACGCTTCGCGCGTGGCCGGTCTTCCGGCCGAATCGCGCCGGCTCCTCCTGCTCCTCGCCCTCGACGACACCGGAGATCCGGGTGTCCTGCGGGCCGGATCGCAGGACACGAAGACTCTCGCGGCGCTGACAGAGACGGAATCGGACCGCCTGATCACCGTCGACGACACCAACCGCCGGGTCGCCTTCCGTCATCCGCTGATGAGGGCCGCGGTCGTCGAGGCCAGCACCCTGACCGAGCGCTGCCAGGCTCATCGCGCGCTCGCCGAGATCCGCGCGGAGACACCCGAGCGGCGGGCCTGGCACCTGGGCCGGGCAACCCTCGTTCCCGACGAGCCTGTTGCCGCCCTGCTTGAGGAGGCCGGGCATCGCGCATCCCGACGAGGTGACGCCACGGCAGCGATCGCCACGTTCACCAGAGCCGCCGAGCTGAGCCCTCGTCCCGCGGACCGAGGACGCCGACTGACCCGTGCCGCCTACCTCGGTGCCGACGCGACCGGCGAGCTGCGCGCGGCCTCGGAGCTCCTCGACCGCGCCCGGCACGCGGACCCGGACCTCCCTCGGTCTCCGCTCACCGCCGCCACGGCGGCACTCCTCCTGCTCAACGGCGGTGACGGCGACATCGACATGGCTCACCGCCTCCTGGTGGAGGCCATCGAGAGCGGCACCCACGGATACGACGCCGAGGACGAGGGGCTCATCGAGGCACTGCACGTCCTGCTGCTGGTGTGCTGGTCCGGTGGTCGCGATGCCCTGTGGGAACCCTTCCACGCCGCCATCGACCGTCTGAAGCCGGCTGCTCCGCCGCTGCTCTCCGCCTGCGGCAGGACACGGGCGGGCCCGCCACGCACAGGCTTGACCGACCGTCAGGAACTCGACTCGATCCTCGTCGGCATCCACAACGGAGACGACCCGGGGCAGATCGTCCGCATCGGTACGGCCTCCGTCCACCCCGACCGGCTCACGGACCTACGGGACGTCTCCTGGCGTGTGGTCCGTCACGGACGCCGGGGCGGCCACGTCCGTCGGCACATCGACGCGCTCATGCACCTGTGCCAGCAGGATTTCCCGACCGGCAGGTGGGAGGAGGCCGGGACGCTGGCCGCGGAGGGCCTGAGGATCTGCGAGGAGCGCCAATACCCGTTCTTCTCCTGGTACTTCGAGTACCACCAGGCCCTGCTCGCCGCCGTCCACGGACGCTTCGAGGAGAGCCGGAGACTGGCCGACCGGATCACTCACTGGGCCATGCCTCGCGGGGCTCTGGAGGCGGTGGCCTTCGCCGACCACGCCCGGGTCCTCGCCGAACTCGGTGCGGGCGACTACGAGTGCGCCTACCGCCATGCCATGGCGATCAGTTCCGCCGGCCGACTCGCGTCCCACGCTCCGCAGGCGCTGTGGTCCTGCATGGACCTCGTGGAGGCGGCAGTGCACACCCGGCGCACCGCCGAGGCGGAGGCACACGTGCGGGCGATGCAGGAGGCCGGTATCGCGGCGCTCTCCCCGCAGCTGGCGCTGCTGGTGGCGGGCTCTGCCGCACTCGTCGCACCCGATGACGACGTGGTCGTACGCTTCGACAGGGCTCTGGCCGTCCCGGGGGCGCAGGATCAGCCCTTCGACCTGGCCCGGATACGGCTGGCCTACGGGGAGCGTCTGCGACGCATGCGCTTCGTCACGGAGGCCCGGGCCCAACTGGACGCGGCGGCCGAGGCGTTCGAGCGCCTGGGTGCCGAGCCGTGGGCCGAGCGGGCCGCGGGCGAACTACGTGCCACCCGCCGGTCCCGGACCGGGGCGAAGCGTGGCTCCGTGACTCTCACCGCGCAGCAACGGGAGATCGCCGCACTCGCGGTCTCAGGCATGACCAACAAGCAGATCGGCGAACGTCTGCACCTTTCGCCCCGGACCGTGGGTTCGCATCTCTATCAGCTGTTCCCGAAACTCGGAATCGCCTCACGCGCGGCACTCAGGGACGCGCTCGCGTCTCTTCCCCCGAGTGCCGCGTTCTAG
- a CDS encoding SsgA family sporulation/cell division regulator, translated as MREPDSFPVVVCRMLVRLVVAEGVDRPVMLDLSYDRGDPYAVSLTFHMCTDATVRWVVGRDLLLDGLEKLTGVGDIQVWPSRRPWAGKVHIALCPCAKEEAVVVTASARALEAFLRRTLAMVPSGTEECHLDVDAAVHQLLSDPGESLR; from the coding sequence ATGAGAGAACCCGACAGTTTCCCTGTGGTGGTGTGCCGGATGCTTGTCCGCCTGGTCGTCGCCGAAGGAGTGGACCGGCCCGTGATGCTTGATCTGTCCTACGACAGAGGCGATCCCTACGCGGTGTCCCTGACGTTCCACATGTGCACTGACGCGACCGTGCGCTGGGTGGTCGGCCGCGATCTCCTCCTGGACGGGCTGGAGAAGCTCACCGGCGTCGGCGACATCCAGGTCTGGCCTTCCCGGCGCCCATGGGCCGGGAAGGTGCACATCGCGCTGTGCCCGTGCGCCAAGGAGGAGGCGGTCGTCGTGACCGCTTCGGCACGAGCCCTGGAAGCCTTCCTGCGACGCACGCTGGCGATGGTGCCCTCCGGTACCGAGGAATGCCACCTGGACGTGGACGCAGCCGTCCACCAACTCCTGAGCGACCCCGGTGAGTCGCTTCGATAG
- a CDS encoding NAD(P)/FAD-dependent oxidoreductase, which produces MREILIVGGGYAGFYTAWGLEKALRPGEARVTVVDPRPYMTYQPFLPEVAAGSVEARHAVVSLRRHLRRTRLIAGTVTEIRDADRTVRVRPVRGDAYELRYDILVVTAGAVTRTFPIPGLAQQAIGLKHVEEAVAIRDRLMTGFDQAASLPPGPERRRLLTVTVVGGGFSGVEGFGELLSLARALLKSYPELSSSDLSFHLVEARGRILPEVSDGPGAWVVRHLQDRGAQVHLNTQLVSAEDGHVVLSDGTQFDSALIVWAAGNASNPVVHNHTDLPLDERGLLLVRPDLRVGTDSEPVADVWAAGDDASIPDLASPLPGARTVPNAQHAVRQGRLLAKNLVADLRGKRVREYRHSSLGVVATLGLGRGVFQYKRIVIKGFPAWLMHRGYHVLAVPSWERKIRVLTVWLTAALTGRDLVSLASVQHPRDAFVTGGQPQGPEAGREKEGSAA; this is translated from the coding sequence ATGCGTGAGATTTTGATCGTCGGCGGCGGCTATGCGGGCTTCTACACCGCGTGGGGCCTGGAGAAGGCGTTGCGTCCGGGCGAGGCGCGGGTCACGGTCGTCGACCCGCGCCCGTACATGACCTATCAGCCCTTCCTCCCGGAGGTGGCGGCGGGTTCGGTGGAGGCGCGCCACGCCGTGGTGTCGTTGCGGCGGCATCTGCGTCGTACCCGGCTGATCGCGGGGACCGTGACCGAGATCCGTGACGCGGACCGTACGGTGCGCGTCCGCCCGGTGCGCGGGGACGCCTACGAACTGCGCTACGACATCCTCGTGGTCACCGCCGGGGCCGTGACCCGCACCTTCCCCATTCCCGGCCTCGCGCAGCAGGCCATCGGTCTCAAGCACGTCGAGGAGGCGGTGGCGATCCGGGACCGGTTGATGACCGGGTTCGACCAGGCGGCGTCGCTGCCGCCCGGCCCGGAGCGGCGACGGCTGCTCACCGTCACGGTGGTGGGCGGTGGCTTCTCCGGCGTCGAGGGCTTCGGCGAACTGCTGTCGCTGGCGCGTGCGTTGCTCAAGTCCTATCCGGAACTGAGCAGCAGCGACCTGTCCTTCCACCTGGTGGAGGCCAGAGGCCGGATCCTGCCCGAGGTGAGCGACGGGCCCGGTGCCTGGGTGGTGCGCCACCTGCAAGACCGCGGTGCGCAGGTGCACCTGAACACGCAGCTGGTGTCCGCCGAGGACGGGCATGTCGTGCTCTCGGATGGAACACAGTTCGACTCCGCGCTGATCGTGTGGGCCGCGGGCAATGCCTCGAACCCGGTCGTGCACAACCACACCGACCTGCCCCTGGATGAGCGAGGCCTGCTCCTGGTGCGCCCCGACCTCCGTGTGGGCACGGACAGCGAACCCGTGGCGGACGTATGGGCGGCCGGAGACGATGCCTCCATTCCCGACCTGGCCTCGCCCCTGCCGGGTGCCCGCACGGTGCCCAACGCCCAGCACGCCGTACGGCAGGGCAGGCTGCTGGCCAAGAACCTGGTGGCCGACCTGCGCGGCAAGCGCGTGCGGGAGTACCGCCACAGCAGTCTGGGTGTGGTGGCGACGCTGGGGCTGGGGCGGGGCGTCTTCCAGTACAAGCGCATCGTCATCAAGGGTTTCCCGGCATGGCTGATGCACCGGGGCTACCACGTCCTGGCCGTGCCCAGCTGGGAGCGCAAGATCCGCGTGCTGACGGTCTGGCTCACCGCGGCCCTGACCGGCCGGGACCTGGTCTCGCTCGCCTCTGTGCAACACCCGCGCGATGCCTTCGTCACGGGGGGCCAGCCGCAGGGCCCGGAAGCCGGCCGTGAGAAGGAGGGGAGCGCGG